In the genome of Chryseobacterium arthrosphaerae, one region contains:
- a CDS encoding DoxX family membrane protein, translating to MKTQQDTAVFLLRITLAAGFLSAVASRLNLWGSHSSGWQNFVHYTAETNSFLPQSWASAITVLSTITELSTGILLLVGYQVKRAAWCASILTLLFAIAMSISFGIKEPLDYSVFVFSAGGFLLSTFPHYKWTLEQLLHQS from the coding sequence ATGAAAACTCAGCAGGACACAGCCGTTTTCTTATTGAGAATAACACTGGCAGCAGGATTTCTATCAGCAGTAGCAAGCAGGCTGAACCTTTGGGGAAGTCATTCTTCAGGCTGGCAAAACTTTGTACATTATACCGCAGAAACCAATTCGTTTTTACCACAATCATGGGCTTCTGCGATTACTGTACTATCAACCATTACCGAACTGTCCACCGGAATATTACTTCTTGTAGGGTATCAGGTAAAAAGGGCCGCATGGTGCGCTTCTATTCTGACTTTATTATTTGCCATCGCCATGAGTATTTCCTTTGGGATTAAAGAACCTTTGGATTATTCGGTATTTGTATTCAGTGCCGGCGGATTTCTGTTGAGTACATTTCCTCATTATAAATGGACGTTAGAACAACTTTTACATCAATCATAA
- a CDS encoding cupin domain-containing protein, whose product MNTNIHDYIVKTEQKEWQPLIEKGIHYEGISVKSLKFDPDKNRSTTILLKFEPGAGYPYHNHPAGEELFVMEGDAVIAGAHLEKGDYLYTPPNFKHSVKSEHGCIILFVVPEEVEIL is encoded by the coding sequence ATGAATACCAACATCCACGATTATATCGTAAAAACAGAACAGAAAGAATGGCAGCCACTTATTGAGAAAGGCATTCATTATGAAGGTATATCCGTAAAATCATTAAAGTTTGATCCGGACAAGAACCGCTCCACTACTATTCTTTTAAAGTTTGAACCGGGAGCAGGCTACCCTTATCACAATCATCCAGCCGGAGAAGAACTGTTTGTCATGGAAGGGGATGCTGTCATTGCAGGAGCTCACCTGGAAAAAGGAGACTACCTGTATACACCCCCCAATTTCAAACATTCTGTGAAGTCTGAGCATGGCTGTATCATTCTTTTCGTTGTACCGGAAGAAGTGGAAATTCTTTAG
- a CDS encoding cytochrome-c peroxidase, which yields MKDRYLAILAVAGIISLLSYTSNDPTGYTVEELRTLYSSGDRSKWPLPHLFSEAKDGFEDIGALPEMKFPEDNPYSEDKMELGKMLFFDPILSGSGQISCASCHNPETGWSDGSRVSSGHNRQTGTRNAPTLLNIGYAKTFFWDGRVTTLEEQVKAPIENPVEMNLHMSLAVKNIGKIKDYKPFFVKAFGNGEITEDKISKAIATFERSLISSPSKFDQFISGKKDALTDSEVNGLHLFRTKANCINCHNSPYFSDQKFHNLGLTYYGEKYEDLGRYSVTNKNEDVGKFKTPTLREVSENKPYMHNGLFPELANVVMMYNAGMGSETPKEEQINDPRFPHKSEMIRKLNLTDEEIFDIVAFLKTLNSYKYKMRPPELPK from the coding sequence ATGAAAGACAGATATCTAGCTATTCTGGCGGTTGCCGGTATAATATCTTTATTGAGCTATACTTCTAATGACCCTACGGGATATACCGTAGAAGAGCTGCGTACCCTTTACAGCAGTGGAGACCGGTCCAAGTGGCCTCTTCCTCATTTATTCAGTGAAGCTAAAGATGGGTTTGAGGATATAGGAGCTCTGCCTGAAATGAAATTTCCTGAAGATAATCCCTATTCCGAAGATAAAATGGAATTGGGGAAAATGCTGTTCTTTGATCCGATACTTTCGGGAAGCGGGCAGATCTCATGTGCCAGCTGCCATAACCCTGAAACAGGATGGTCAGACGGAAGCAGGGTTTCCTCCGGTCACAACAGGCAGACAGGAACCCGGAATGCCCCTACCTTGCTGAATATAGGATACGCAAAGACGTTTTTCTGGGACGGACGTGTGACAACACTGGAAGAACAGGTAAAAGCCCCGATAGAAAACCCGGTGGAAATGAACCTTCATATGTCGCTGGCTGTAAAGAATATCGGAAAAATTAAAGACTATAAACCTTTCTTTGTGAAAGCTTTCGGAAACGGGGAAATTACCGAAGATAAAATTTCAAAAGCAATTGCTACATTTGAACGTTCCCTGATAAGCTCACCTTCAAAATTTGATCAGTTTATTTCCGGAAAAAAAGATGCCCTGACGGATTCTGAAGTAAACGGCCTGCACTTATTCCGGACCAAAGCGAACTGTATCAATTGTCACAATAGCCCTTATTTTTCTGACCAGAAATTCCATAATCTGGGTCTTACCTATTATGGCGAAAAATATGAAGACCTGGGCAGATATAGTGTGACCAATAAAAATGAAGATGTCGGGAAATTCAAAACTCCAACCCTGAGAGAAGTTTCTGAGAATAAACCTTATATGCACAATGGGCTTTTCCCTGAGCTGGCGAATGTCGTTATGATGTACAATGCCGGAATGGGCAGCGAAACCCCAAAAGAAGAACAGATCAATGATCCCCGATTTCCACACAAGTCTGAAATGATCAGAAAACTGAATCTGACCGATGAGGAAATATTTGATATTGTGGCATTTTTAAAAACCCTGAACAGCTACAAATACAAAATGCGTCCGCCGGAATTACCAAAATAA
- a CDS encoding ArsR/SmtB family transcription factor, translating to MTRRDIFQAIADPTRRAIIGLIAVQAMTPNAIAEHFDTTRQAVSKHLRILVECELVKQGHQGREIYYSLEIDKMKEIDHWLEQFRKIWETKFSQLDELLATIKK from the coding sequence ATGACAAGACGAGATATTTTCCAGGCGATTGCTGATCCTACCAGAAGGGCAATCATAGGGCTTATCGCAGTACAGGCAATGACACCTAATGCTATCGCAGAACATTTTGATACCACCAGGCAGGCCGTATCCAAACACCTCCGCATTTTAGTAGAATGTGAACTGGTAAAACAGGGACATCAGGGCAGGGAAATTTACTACTCGCTGGAAATAGACAAAATGAAAGAAATAGATCACTGGCTGGAGCAATTCCGTAAAATCTGGGAAACAAAGTTCAGCCAACTGGACGAATTATTAGCAACCATCAAAAAATAA
- a CDS encoding SRPBCC family protein, whose translation MKSNLLFDFSVNKENNTIVVKREFNANLELVWQAWTTAELLDQWWAPKPYHVETKSLNFTEGGMWLYAMVSPENEKLWCKAEYQKIEILKSVTWLDAFCDENGKENTEKPRSHWTNIFSEENGITLVSITLQHDSYEDIETMIAMGFREGLTMCMENLDELLPTLKK comes from the coding sequence ATGAAAAGCAACCTCTTATTTGATTTTTCCGTAAACAAGGAAAACAATACCATTGTTGTAAAACGTGAATTCAATGCCAACCTTGAACTGGTTTGGCAGGCATGGACAACAGCAGAACTGCTGGATCAATGGTGGGCACCTAAACCCTACCATGTGGAGACCAAATCCCTAAACTTTACCGAAGGAGGAATGTGGCTGTATGCCATGGTGAGCCCGGAAAACGAAAAACTCTGGTGTAAAGCAGAATATCAAAAAATAGAAATCCTGAAATCTGTGACCTGGCTGGATGCTTTCTGTGACGAAAACGGAAAAGAAAATACAGAAAAACCCCGCTCACACTGGACTAATATTTTTTCGGAAGAAAACGGCATCACGCTGGTCAGCATCACGCTTCAGCATGACAGCTATGAAGATATTGAAACAATGATTGCCATGGGATTCAGGGAAGGTCTTACCATGTGCATGGAAAATCTGGACGAATTGTTACCCACTTTGAAAAAATAG
- the dnaK gene encoding molecular chaperone DnaK, which produces MSKIIGIDLGTTNSCVAVMEGKDPVVIPNAEGKRTTPSIVAFTEDGERKVGDPAKRQAVTNPTKTVYSIKRFIGTHFKDDASEISRVPYKVVSGPNDTVKVKIDDREYTPQEISAMTLQKMKKTAEDYLGQEVTRAVITVPAYFNDAQRQATKEAGEIAGLKVERIINEPTAAALAYGLDKNHKDQKIAVYDLGGGTFDISILDLGDGVFEVLSTNGDTHLGGDDFDDVIINWMADEFKAEEGVDLKADAIALQRLKEAAEKAKIELSSSPQTEINLPYITATATGPKHLVKTLTKAKFEQLSADLVRRSMEPVAKALKDAGLSTSDIDEVILVGGSTRIPIIQEEVEKFFGKKPSKGVNPDEVVAIGAAIQGGVLTGDVKDVLLLDVTPLSLGIETMGSVFTKLIEANTTIPTKKSEVFSTASDNQPAVSIRVGQGERPMFNDNKEIGRFDLTDIPPAPRGVPQIEVTFDIDANGILSVSAKDKGTGKEQSIKIQASSGLSDEEIERMKKEAQENSAADAKRKEEVEIFNKADGLIFQTEKQLKEFGEKLSADKKAAIESAAAELKTAFEAKNADDVKAKTEALDAAWMAASEELYAAGQQPGADAGAQQNAGANNAGGEDVQDADFEEVK; this is translated from the coding sequence ATGAGTAAAATAATTGGAATTGACTTAGGAACAACCAACTCTTGTGTTGCTGTAATGGAAGGTAAAGATCCTGTTGTTATCCCTAACGCAGAAGGTAAAAGAACAACCCCTTCTATTGTAGCATTTACAGAAGATGGTGAAAGAAAAGTAGGTGATCCTGCAAAAAGACAAGCGGTAACGAATCCAACTAAGACTGTTTACTCTATCAAAAGATTTATCGGAACACACTTTAAAGATGATGCTTCTGAAATCTCAAGAGTACCTTATAAAGTGGTTTCCGGACCTAACGATACTGTAAAAGTAAAAATCGACGATAGAGAATATACGCCACAGGAAATTTCTGCAATGACGCTTCAGAAAATGAAAAAAACGGCTGAAGATTATCTTGGTCAGGAAGTGACAAGAGCAGTAATTACTGTTCCTGCGTACTTCAACGATGCACAGAGACAGGCTACTAAAGAAGCTGGAGAAATCGCAGGTCTTAAAGTAGAAAGAATTATCAACGAACCTACAGCTGCAGCATTAGCTTACGGTCTTGATAAAAACCATAAAGATCAGAAAATTGCTGTATATGACCTTGGAGGTGGTACTTTTGATATCTCTATCCTTGATTTAGGTGATGGTGTATTCGAAGTATTGTCTACAAACGGTGATACACACTTAGGAGGTGATGACTTTGATGATGTGATCATCAACTGGATGGCTGATGAGTTCAAAGCTGAAGAAGGAGTAGACTTAAAAGCTGATGCAATCGCTCTTCAAAGATTGAAAGAAGCTGCTGAAAAAGCAAAAATCGAATTATCTTCTTCTCCACAGACTGAGATCAACTTACCATATATCACGGCTACAGCTACAGGTCCTAAACACTTAGTGAAGACTTTAACTAAAGCTAAATTCGAACAATTATCTGCTGATCTTGTAAGAAGATCAATGGAGCCGGTTGCCAAAGCATTAAAAGATGCAGGTTTATCAACTTCAGATATCGATGAGGTAATCCTGGTAGGAGGTTCTACAAGAATCCCGATCATCCAGGAAGAAGTAGAAAAATTCTTCGGTAAAAAACCATCTAAAGGAGTAAACCCGGATGAGGTTGTAGCTATTGGTGCAGCAATTCAGGGAGGTGTATTGACAGGTGATGTAAAAGACGTATTACTTCTTGACGTTACTCCACTTTCTTTAGGTATCGAAACAATGGGGTCTGTATTCACTAAATTAATTGAAGCGAACACTACAATCCCAACTAAAAAATCTGAAGTATTCTCTACAGCTTCTGACAACCAGCCGGCTGTAAGCATCAGAGTAGGACAGGGAGAAAGACCAATGTTCAACGATAACAAAGAAATCGGTAGATTCGACCTTACTGACATCCCGCCGGCACCAAGAGGAGTCCCTCAGATCGAAGTAACTTTCGATATTGATGCAAACGGTATCTTAAGTGTATCTGCTAAGGATAAAGGAACCGGTAAAGAGCAGTCGATCAAAATCCAGGCTTCTTCAGGTCTTTCTGACGAAGAAATCGAAAGAATGAAAAAAGAAGCTCAGGAAAACTCTGCAGCAGATGCTAAGAGAAAAGAAGAAGTTGAGATCTTCAACAAAGCTGACGGTTTGATCTTCCAGACTGAAAAACAACTGAAGGAATTCGGTGAGAAACTTTCTGCTGACAAAAAAGCAGCAATCGAAAGTGCAGCAGCTGAATTGAAAACAGCTTTCGAAGCTAAAAATGCTGATGACGTAAAAGCTAAGACTGAAGCTTTAGATGCAGCATGGATGGCAGCTTCTGAAGAATTATATGCAGCAGGTCAGCAGCCGGGTGCAGATGCAGGAGCTCAGCAGAATGCAGGGGCTAACAATGCAGGAGGTGAAGATGTACAGGATGCAGACTTCGAAGAAGTGAAATAA